The proteins below are encoded in one region of Apteryx mantelli isolate bAptMan1 chromosome 25, bAptMan1.hap1, whole genome shotgun sequence:
- the RBBP5 gene encoding retinoblastoma-binding protein 5 isoform X3, with protein sequence MNLELLESFGQNYPEEADGTLDCISMALTCTFNRWGTLLAVGCNDGRIVIWDFLTRGIAKIISAHIHPVCSLCWSRDGHKLVSASTDNIVSQWDVLSGDCDQRFRFPSPILKVQYHPRDQNRVLVCPMKSAPVMLTLSDSKHVVLPVDDDSDLNVVASFDRRGEYIYTGNAKGKILVLKTDTQDLVASFRVTTGTSNTTAIKSIEFARKGSCFLINTADRIIRVYDGREILTCGRDGEPEPMQKLQDLVNRTPWKKCCFSGDGEYIVAGSARQHALYIWEKSIGNLVKILHGTRGELLLDVAWHPVRPIIASISSGVVSIWAQNQVENWSAFAPDFKELDENVEYEERESEFDIEDEDKSEPEQTGADAAEDEEVDVTSVDPIAAFCSSDEELEDSKALLYLPIAPEVEDPEENPYGPPPDAVQSSLTDEGMGSEKKRQSSSDGPQAPKKKPKTTNIELQGVPNDEVHPLLGVKGDGKSKKKQAGRPKGSKAGGAISELL encoded by the exons ATGAACCTGGAGCTGCTCG AGTCCTTCGGCCAGAACTACCCCGAG GAGGCCGATGGCACCTTGGACTGCATCAGCATGGCCCTGACGTGCACCTTCAACCGCTGGGGCACCCTGCTCGCCGTGGGCTGCAACGATGGGCGCATCGTCATCTGGGACTTCTTGACTCGGGGTATAGCCAAAATCATCAGCGCGCATATTCACCCTGTCTGCTCTTTATG CTGGAGTCGAGATGGTCACAAATTGGTGAGTGCTTCAACTGATAACATTGTATCGCAGTGGGATGTTCTCTCTGGAGACTGTGACCAGAGATTTCGATTTCCTTCGCCTATCTTGAAAGTTCAGTACCACCCTCGAGACCA aaacagggttttggtttgtcCCATGAAGTCTGCACCAGTGATGCTAACACTGTCTGACTCCAAACATGTTGTTCTGCCTGTGGATGATGATTCTGATCTCAACGTTGTGGCCTCCTTTGACAGACGAGGGGAATATATTTATACAGGCAATGCCAAGGGGAAG ATCTTGGTCTTAAAAACAGATACTCAGGATCTTGTTGCTTCCTTCAGAGTGACAACTGGAACCAGCAACACCACAGCTATTAAATCAATTGAATTTGCTCGGAAAGGAAG CTGCTTTTTAATAAACACAGCTGACCGGATAATCAGAGTGTATGATGGGCGTGAAATTCTAACCTGTGGACGGGATGGGGAGCCTGAACCAATGCAGAAGCTACAGGATTTAGTTAATAG AACACCGTGGAAGAAGTGctgtttctctggggatggtgaATACATAGTGGCAGGTTCAGCACGACAGCATGCCCTGTACATTTGGGAAAAAAGTATTGGAAACCTAGTGAAAATCCTCCATGGGaccagaggagagctgcttttgGATGTAGCA TGGCATCCTGTCCGACCGATCATAGCATCTATTTCCAGTGGTGTTGTGTCTATATGGGCTCAGAATCAAGTG GAAAACTGGAGTGCCTTTGCACCTGACTTCAAAGAGCTGGATGAAAATGTAGAGTATGAAGAGAGGGAATCAGAGTTTGACATTGAAGATGAAGATAAGAGTGAACCAGAACAGACAG GTGCTGATGCTGCAGAAGATGAAGAAGTGGATGTAACTAGTGTGGATCCCATTGCTGCCTTCTGTAGCAG tgaTGAAGAACTGGAGGACTCAAAGGCTTTGCTTTACTTGCCCATTGCTCCTGAAGTGGAAGATCCAGAAGAAAACCCCTATGGTCCTCCACCTGATGCTGTTCAGAGTTCTTTAACTGATGAGGGAATGGGTTCTGAGAAGAAAAGGCAGTCCTCCTCTGATGGACCTCAGGCACCAAAGAAGAAGCCCAAAACCACCAACATTGAACTACAAGGAGTACCTAATGATG AAGTCCATCCGCTGCTGGGTGTGAAGGGAGATGGTAAATCCAAGAAGAAGCAAGCAGGCAGGCCTAAAGGATCAAAAG CAGGTGGTGCAATCTCAGAATTGTTATGA
- the RBBP5 gene encoding retinoblastoma-binding protein 5 isoform X2: MNLELLESFGQNYPEEADGTLDCISMALTCTFNRWGTLLAVGCNDGRIVIWDFLTRGIAKIISAHIHPVCSLCWSRDGHKLVSASTDNIVSQWDVLSGDCDQRFRFPSPILKVQYHPRDQNRVLVCPMKSAPVMLTLSDSKHVVLPVDDDSDLNVVASFDRRGEYIYTGNAKGKILVLKTDTQDLVASFRVTTGTSNTTAIKSIEFARKGSCFLINTADRIIRVYDGREILTCGRDGEPEPMQKLQDLVNRTPWKKCCFSGDGEYIVAGSARQHALYIWEKSIGNLVKILHGTRGELLLDVAWHPVRPIIASISSGVVSIWAQNQVENWSAFAPDFKELDENVEYEERESEFDIEDEDKSEPEQTGADAAEDEEVDVTSVDPIAAFCSSDEELEDSKALLYLPIAPEVEDPEENPYGPPPDAVQSSLTDEGMGSEKKRQSSSDGPQAPKKKPKTTNIELQGVPNDEVHPLLGVKGDGKSKKKQAGRPKGSKGKDKDSPFKPKLYKGDRGALPLEGAAKGKVQAELGQPLAGGAISELL; encoded by the exons ATGAACCTGGAGCTGCTCG AGTCCTTCGGCCAGAACTACCCCGAG GAGGCCGATGGCACCTTGGACTGCATCAGCATGGCCCTGACGTGCACCTTCAACCGCTGGGGCACCCTGCTCGCCGTGGGCTGCAACGATGGGCGCATCGTCATCTGGGACTTCTTGACTCGGGGTATAGCCAAAATCATCAGCGCGCATATTCACCCTGTCTGCTCTTTATG CTGGAGTCGAGATGGTCACAAATTGGTGAGTGCTTCAACTGATAACATTGTATCGCAGTGGGATGTTCTCTCTGGAGACTGTGACCAGAGATTTCGATTTCCTTCGCCTATCTTGAAAGTTCAGTACCACCCTCGAGACCA aaacagggttttggtttgtcCCATGAAGTCTGCACCAGTGATGCTAACACTGTCTGACTCCAAACATGTTGTTCTGCCTGTGGATGATGATTCTGATCTCAACGTTGTGGCCTCCTTTGACAGACGAGGGGAATATATTTATACAGGCAATGCCAAGGGGAAG ATCTTGGTCTTAAAAACAGATACTCAGGATCTTGTTGCTTCCTTCAGAGTGACAACTGGAACCAGCAACACCACAGCTATTAAATCAATTGAATTTGCTCGGAAAGGAAG CTGCTTTTTAATAAACACAGCTGACCGGATAATCAGAGTGTATGATGGGCGTGAAATTCTAACCTGTGGACGGGATGGGGAGCCTGAACCAATGCAGAAGCTACAGGATTTAGTTAATAG AACACCGTGGAAGAAGTGctgtttctctggggatggtgaATACATAGTGGCAGGTTCAGCACGACAGCATGCCCTGTACATTTGGGAAAAAAGTATTGGAAACCTAGTGAAAATCCTCCATGGGaccagaggagagctgcttttgGATGTAGCA TGGCATCCTGTCCGACCGATCATAGCATCTATTTCCAGTGGTGTTGTGTCTATATGGGCTCAGAATCAAGTG GAAAACTGGAGTGCCTTTGCACCTGACTTCAAAGAGCTGGATGAAAATGTAGAGTATGAAGAGAGGGAATCAGAGTTTGACATTGAAGATGAAGATAAGAGTGAACCAGAACAGACAG GTGCTGATGCTGCAGAAGATGAAGAAGTGGATGTAACTAGTGTGGATCCCATTGCTGCCTTCTGTAGCAG tgaTGAAGAACTGGAGGACTCAAAGGCTTTGCTTTACTTGCCCATTGCTCCTGAAGTGGAAGATCCAGAAGAAAACCCCTATGGTCCTCCACCTGATGCTGTTCAGAGTTCTTTAACTGATGAGGGAATGGGTTCTGAGAAGAAAAGGCAGTCCTCCTCTGATGGACCTCAGGCACCAAAGAAGAAGCCCAAAACCACCAACATTGAACTACAAGGAGTACCTAATGATG AAGTCCATCCGCTGCTGGGTGTGAAGGGAGATGGTAAATCCAAGAAGAAGCAAGCAGGCAGGCCTAAAGGATCAAAAGGTAAAGACAAAGATTCTCCATTTAAACCGAAACTCTACAAAGGGGACAGAGGTGCTTTACCTCTGGAAGGAGCAGCGAAGGGTAAAGTGCAGGcggagctgggacagcctttggCAG GTGGTGCAATCTCAGAATTGTTATGA
- the RBBP5 gene encoding retinoblastoma-binding protein 5 isoform X1: MNLELLESFGQNYPEEADGTLDCISMALTCTFNRWGTLLAVGCNDGRIVIWDFLTRGIAKIISAHIHPVCSLCWSRDGHKLVSASTDNIVSQWDVLSGDCDQRFRFPSPILKVQYHPRDQNRVLVCPMKSAPVMLTLSDSKHVVLPVDDDSDLNVVASFDRRGEYIYTGNAKGKILVLKTDTQDLVASFRVTTGTSNTTAIKSIEFARKGSCFLINTADRIIRVYDGREILTCGRDGEPEPMQKLQDLVNRTPWKKCCFSGDGEYIVAGSARQHALYIWEKSIGNLVKILHGTRGELLLDVAWHPVRPIIASISSGVVSIWAQNQVENWSAFAPDFKELDENVEYEERESEFDIEDEDKSEPEQTGADAAEDEEVDVTSVDPIAAFCSSDEELEDSKALLYLPIAPEVEDPEENPYGPPPDAVQSSLTDEGMGSEKKRQSSSDGPQAPKKKPKTTNIELQGVPNDEVHPLLGVKGDGKSKKKQAGRPKGSKGKDKDSPFKPKLYKGDRGALPLEGAAKGKVQAELGQPLAAGGAISELL, encoded by the exons ATGAACCTGGAGCTGCTCG AGTCCTTCGGCCAGAACTACCCCGAG GAGGCCGATGGCACCTTGGACTGCATCAGCATGGCCCTGACGTGCACCTTCAACCGCTGGGGCACCCTGCTCGCCGTGGGCTGCAACGATGGGCGCATCGTCATCTGGGACTTCTTGACTCGGGGTATAGCCAAAATCATCAGCGCGCATATTCACCCTGTCTGCTCTTTATG CTGGAGTCGAGATGGTCACAAATTGGTGAGTGCTTCAACTGATAACATTGTATCGCAGTGGGATGTTCTCTCTGGAGACTGTGACCAGAGATTTCGATTTCCTTCGCCTATCTTGAAAGTTCAGTACCACCCTCGAGACCA aaacagggttttggtttgtcCCATGAAGTCTGCACCAGTGATGCTAACACTGTCTGACTCCAAACATGTTGTTCTGCCTGTGGATGATGATTCTGATCTCAACGTTGTGGCCTCCTTTGACAGACGAGGGGAATATATTTATACAGGCAATGCCAAGGGGAAG ATCTTGGTCTTAAAAACAGATACTCAGGATCTTGTTGCTTCCTTCAGAGTGACAACTGGAACCAGCAACACCACAGCTATTAAATCAATTGAATTTGCTCGGAAAGGAAG CTGCTTTTTAATAAACACAGCTGACCGGATAATCAGAGTGTATGATGGGCGTGAAATTCTAACCTGTGGACGGGATGGGGAGCCTGAACCAATGCAGAAGCTACAGGATTTAGTTAATAG AACACCGTGGAAGAAGTGctgtttctctggggatggtgaATACATAGTGGCAGGTTCAGCACGACAGCATGCCCTGTACATTTGGGAAAAAAGTATTGGAAACCTAGTGAAAATCCTCCATGGGaccagaggagagctgcttttgGATGTAGCA TGGCATCCTGTCCGACCGATCATAGCATCTATTTCCAGTGGTGTTGTGTCTATATGGGCTCAGAATCAAGTG GAAAACTGGAGTGCCTTTGCACCTGACTTCAAAGAGCTGGATGAAAATGTAGAGTATGAAGAGAGGGAATCAGAGTTTGACATTGAAGATGAAGATAAGAGTGAACCAGAACAGACAG GTGCTGATGCTGCAGAAGATGAAGAAGTGGATGTAACTAGTGTGGATCCCATTGCTGCCTTCTGTAGCAG tgaTGAAGAACTGGAGGACTCAAAGGCTTTGCTTTACTTGCCCATTGCTCCTGAAGTGGAAGATCCAGAAGAAAACCCCTATGGTCCTCCACCTGATGCTGTTCAGAGTTCTTTAACTGATGAGGGAATGGGTTCTGAGAAGAAAAGGCAGTCCTCCTCTGATGGACCTCAGGCACCAAAGAAGAAGCCCAAAACCACCAACATTGAACTACAAGGAGTACCTAATGATG AAGTCCATCCGCTGCTGGGTGTGAAGGGAGATGGTAAATCCAAGAAGAAGCAAGCAGGCAGGCCTAAAGGATCAAAAGGTAAAGACAAAGATTCTCCATTTAAACCGAAACTCTACAAAGGGGACAGAGGTGCTTTACCTCTGGAAGGAGCAGCGAAGGGTAAAGTGCAGGcggagctgggacagcctttggCAG CAGGTGGTGCAATCTCAGAATTGTTATGA